The Christiangramia flava JLT2011 region GAAGAAGCAAGCCGACTTACTGATGGCCAGGCTTGGTTCCAATTATATAATCCCGTAGAAAATTCTGTAAGAAATGATATTTTAAGTAGAGCAAAAGATGCAGGTTGTCCGGTACTGGTACTACTATGTGATGTTCCTACTTTTGGGTATCGACCAAGAGATATACGGAATGGGCTTGCATTGCCTCCAAAAATGTCGTTTAAGAATATTTTACAAATCCTAGGGAAACCCACCTGGGCCTTGAATACTTTAAAATATGGTCAACCTACTTTTGAGAATTTGAAACCTTATACACCTGAAGGCTTAAATCTAAAACAACTTGGGCAGTTTATGGATAAAACATTTTCTGGCCGCCTGAATGAAGATTTGATAAAACCCATTAGGGATAAATGGGAAGGTAAATTGGTGCTGAAGGGGGTGTCATCAAAACAGGACACCGAAGACGCGATAAGAATGGGTTTTGATGGTATTATAGTTTCAAATCACGGAGGTCGACAGCTGGATGCTGGTGAATCAACTATCCATTCTCTTCAAAATATTGTTGAAAAATATAATGATAAAATTGAAATCATGATGGATAGTGGCTTAAGGTCAGGTCCTGATATTGCTCGTACACTTGCTTGCGGTGCTAAATTCACCTTTATGGGGAGGTCCTTTATGTATGGCGCTGCCGCATTAGGAGATCAGGGAGGTGATCATACCATTAGCATGATGAAAACACAATTCCAACAAGTGATGGACCAATTGTGCTGTGATAAAGTAGAAGATTTACCCAAATATTTAATCAAGAATTAATTTAAAGAATACTTAGCATGGCCTTAAATAATCAGGAGGAAGTGGCAATAAAAGAAATTTCTGGAGGTGAATTTGAGAGAGAGGCTGTTCCGGAATCTAACTGGAAAAGCTGGAAAAGCTTTCTTGGTATGTATGCAGGAGAGCATGCTGCAGGAACAGAATTCGTTATAGGCCCATTATTCCTTACTACCGGGGTAAGTGCCTTCGATTTGATCTTCGGGCTAATCCTGGGAAATCTTATGGCCGTATTAAGCTGGCGATTTTTGACTGCTGAAATCGGAACTAAATTTAGATTCACTTTATATTATCATTTAGAAAAAATCTGCGGTACGCGGTTGGTTATTATATATAATTTAGCAAATGGGATGCTATTTTGTTTTCTAGCTGGGGCAATGATTACAATCTCTGCAACAGCGGTGGGGATTCCTTTTGATATGGAAATGCCTCAGCTTACAGATACATTGCCAAACGGCGTCACATGGGTGGTTATAGTACTTTCAATAGGAACCGTTATTTCAGTTATTGCTGCTAGAGGTTATTCAATGGTAGCCAAAGCGGCCAACTGGATGTCTCCTATAATTGTTTTGGCTTTCATAGTTTGTGGAATTGTAGCCCTTTTTCAATTGAATGTGAATAATTTTAGTGATTTCTGGAATATTTGGGGGAGTGGAAGTGAACCATTTCCAGGACAAATTAAATATACTTTCTGGCATGTATTTTTATGGTCCTGGTTTGCAAATGCTGCTATGCACATAGGTATGTCTGATCTTTCAGTGTTTCGTTTTGCTAAAAGAGCAAATACAGGCTGGACCACGGCAGCAGGTATGTATGTTGGTCATTTTATTGCATGGATATCAGCTTGTCTTTTGTATGCGGTTTATTTAAAATCTCCTGAAGCTCTTGTTTTTCTTAATAACGGTGAGGCTCCGCCCGTTGCTCCTGGTCCATTAGCCTATAATGCAATTGGATTTTTCGGAATTATAGCGGTAATTCTTGCAGGCTGGACAACTGCGAACCCAACTATATATAGAGCCGGTTTAGCATTCCAGGCAATTCTGCCCAAAACTTCTACCTTCTGGGTCACTATTATTGCCGGAGGAATAGCAACTATTGCTGGTCTATTTCCAGCATTTGCCATGCGTTTATTAGATTTTGTAGCCTTATATGGCTTTATACTGGCTCCAGTGGGTGCAGTAATTGTATTTGAATATTTCTTTGGGAAAAAGATAGGGATACAATCCTTTTATGCACAAAAAACAGGAGGGCGATTCAATCTGGCAGTTTTTTGGGCCTGGATAATTAGCTTCGGAGTATTTTATTACATATCTATTCAATACGACGTGTTTCTTTCTTTTCTAACATTACCAGCCTGGTTGCTCTGTGGGACATTATTTTTAGTTTTAAGTAGGTTTTACCAGGCGAGAGTAGATTGCTAAATATTTATATGGATGAATTTCATTGGCATTATTTTACTGAAAGGAAAAGAATATAAAAGTATTGAATACACTCACTTTAATTTGAAAAAATAAATAACATGGTCTCTTATCGTATATTTCTAATCTTTTTCTTTTTAGTGGTTTCCTGTAAGGATAAGGATAATCAGAAGGGAAAAGTAGTCATGAATTCACAAGAAAAGAGGCAGGGATTTCGGCCCGACTGGGTAGACAAGGTAGGTGCTAAAGAAAATAAATTCAAAGACAGTACCTATTTTGTCAACAATTATAATGCTATAAATGATGGTTCCGCTCTTACAACAAATGCAATTCAAAAGACTATAGATGATTGTTTTAGAAATGGAGGGGGAACTGTTGCTTTTAAACCAGGGATATACCTTACAGGCTCAATATTTATTAAGGAGGGTGTTCATTTTATTGTTCATAAGGGCGTCGAAATCCGGGGGAGTGAGAATATAGAAGATTATCCATTAATAGACACCCGGGTTGCCGGAGTAGAACTGGAATGGCCTGCGGCTTTAATAAATGTGCGAGATCAAAAAAATGTTACAATAAGTGGAAATGGAATTGTTGACGGCCAGGGGAAGGTCTTTTGGGATTATTACTGGAAATCACGTAGGGAGTATGAACCCAAAGGTCTGAGATGGATTGTTGACTATGATGCCCAAAGACCAAGAACATTTTTAATTTCTAATTCTAAAAATATCTTTTTAAAAGATCTGAATATTCAAAAAGCAGGATTCTGGACTGTCCAGGTGCTTTATTCTGAATATGTTACCGTAGATGGATTAACTATTCGGAATAATATTGGGGGGCATGGTCCAAGTACTGATGGCATAGACATCGATTCTTCTCAATGGATACTGGTACAAAATTGTGATATCGATTGTAATGACGATAATTTCTGTCTTAAGGCAGGTAGGGATTGGGATGGGTTAAGGGTTGACAGGCCTACTGAATATGTGGTAATTCGAGACTGTATAGCGAGACAGGGTGCAGGTCTATTCACTATAGGAAGTGAAACTTCCGGGGATATTCGTCATGTTTATGTTTCAAATATTCAGGGAATGGGGGCCAGAAATGGACTTAACATTAAATCTGCTACTACCCGTGGAGGAACTGTTGAAGATATTTATCTTGAAAATATAAAAATGGATAGCGTGGGTACATTTATGGAAGTTTCAATGAACTGGAATCCAACTTATAGTTATTCCAAATTGCCAAAAGAGTATGATATAAATAAAATTCCCGAACACTGGAAGACTATGCTTAAAAAAGTAGAGCCTGCATTTAAGGGTATTCCTAAATTTAAGGATATAACTTTATACAATATTGAAGTGAAAAATGCCAAAAGAGCAATCAATGTGAACGGTATAGACAGTTCCTTGGTCGAAAATATGAATTTAAAAGATGTGCATATACACTCAGAAAAAGCTGGCCAGATAAATTTTAGTAAAAACTGGAATCTGAACAATGTAAGCCTAAATATAAATAATGGTTCTAAATTAGAAATTATGAATACGTACAAAGTGAAGTTTCATGATTCAATATATCAGCACTAATAAAAGTTTAAGTTAATTAAAAATTGGACCTCTTCAATTCTAAACCTCAATAAGCCTAAAACTATTTAATTCTAAAAATTCAAAAAATCTAGTTTTTTGGATAAAAATGGAGTGATAATATAAAATTTAAAAAAATCATTTTAATCGTGTAATCGATTGCGTTCAATCCAAAAAGAAGAAATTAGGACACGATCAGAATTTAGATATGCACATCACCCTAAGGATGTTAAAGGATATACTACCGAGGAATTAAGGGAGCATTTTCTTATTCCGGAATTATTTGTCAAAGACCAAATTTCACTTACTTATACCATGTACGACAGGTACATCCCCGGAGGAGCTTTTCCAGTATCAAAATCATTGAAACTGGAAGCTATCGATGAGCTTAAGGCTGATAATTTTCTAGACCGTCGCGAATTGGGAGTGATCAACTTTGGAGGTAAAGGAAAGATTACCGTAGATGGGGAGTCATATGAGATAGGCCACAGGGAAGCTCTATATGTAGGTAGAGGTCCTAAAGATGTAGTTTTCGAGGCTACCGATGAACAACCTTATTTCTATATCAATTCAGCTCCTGCGCATAAATCCTATCCAACGAAAAAGGTGACTAAAAAAGAAGCTGAGGTTGTTGAGCTGGGAGATTCAAAATATTCTAATAAAAGGGTCATTAACAAGCTGCTGGTAAATTCGGTCATAGATACCTGCCAGTTGCAAATGGGAATGACCGAACTTCAGGAAGGAAATATCTGGAATACCATGCCGCCACATACTCACGAAAGACGTTTGGAGGTATATTTCTATTTTGACCTTGCAGAAGGGCAAACCGTAAGTCATTTTATGGGACAGCCGCAGGAAACAAGACATATCTTTCTTCAGAACCACCAGGCGGTGATCTCGCCCCAATGGTCTATACATGCCGGTGCCGGGATCTCCATTTTAACTTTTATCTGGGGTAAGGCCGGGGAGAATCTTGATTATGGAGATATGGATAAAGTATCTGTTGACGAACTGAAATAATTCAAAATGGAGAAGTGAAATTTAATGCAGCTGGTGCTAGTTTTATTTCTCTTTATTCCACTAATTTAAAGCAGTAAATTTCTTGTTGGAATTAATATTCTAAGAAAAGCCCGTGTTAGTTTTACGGGCTTTTTTATAGAACCTTTTCACGCCTGGAAGAACACGATATATAAAATGGCCATCAATGCGATCGAGATCAACACAGCACTAACGATGTTTTCGATTTTAGAATCTGCCATTTGAATATATAGTTTTCCTATACATACGTATAAAGCGGTAATCCGGTTTTAGATTTGTCTTCAAGAAAAGCCACTAACCCCTTAACTTTTAGTTTCTTAAATGTATATATGTCAATTATATTGATACATTTGTAGTACTATTTACTTACCCCTATGGTTTTGCAATCCCCACAAACTAGTAAAACCAAATTATTTTGATTTTCGTATATAATTGTGAGCAGATTTCACCCGATGACCGGCTTTCCCCAATTTTATGGTGGTGAGATGGAGGAAATCCGTAAAATATTCTAAATTTATGCCCTAGAAGGGGCCCGATAGTAACCAAACATCCATGAGGAAGTACAGAGATTTAGTTTTGATCCTTTTACTTTCAGTATCTCTTTCCTTCGCGGTAAGGGGTCAGGACCCGCCGGCTCCAGACACGAAGAGTCATACTGATCCGCCATGTGATCCGGGGACCAGTGGCGATGGAGGCAGCACCGGTGTTCCGCCGCCGGTAGGACTTTGTCTGCCCATAGATGACTACGTTTATTTACTGATGGCTGTAGGTGTCATGTACGGATGCTATAAAATGCGGAATTTTGAACTTCGTTAACCTAATTCTGTCAGTCGCTTGACATATTTCCCGATCACATCAAACTCCAGATTGACCGTATCCCCTTTCCGAAGATTTTTAAATGTCGTATGCTCATAGGTATAAGGAATGATCGCTACCTGGAAACTGTTCCTGGCTGAATTGACCACTGTGAGGCTTACGCCATTTATTGTGATCGAGCCCTTTTCAATAGTTACATTTCCCTGTTTTGGATCGTATTCAAAACTGAATATCCAGCTTCCTGAAGCTTCTTCGATATTTTTGCAGATCGCCGTCTGGTCTACATGTCCCTGGACAATATGCCCATCCAGCCTTGCGCCCAGTTTCATGCCGCGTTCCAGGTTTACAGCATTTCCGGTTTTTAAGTCGCCAAGATTGGTCTTTTGAAGAGTTTCCTTGATAGCGGTTACCTGGTACACTTTTTCAGAAATATGGACTACCGTCAAACAAACGCCATTGTGAGCCACGCTCTGGTCTATTTTTAGTTCAGGAGTCATTTCAGCTTCCACAAAAAGATGCAGATTCTCATTCTCCTTTTCGATGCGGCTTATTTTGCCGGTTTCTTCAACAATACCCGTAAACATTGTATTCTTTAATTGTTACATTTGTGGGTAAATGTAAATATTATATCGCGAAAGTGTATGAAACATTCTGAAATGATCAAACTGGGAATAAGTATAGGAGATTTGAATGGGATAGGCAGTGAGATCGTGCTGAAGACTTTTGACGATCCAAGGATGCTGGAATTCTGCACGCCGGTGATCTTCGCGAATTCCAAGACTATCAATTTTCTGAAAAAACATTTTAACCTGTCCTTGCATTTCCAGGGTATCGACGAACCTTCGAAGGCGATCGACGGGAAGATCAACGTCATGAACGTCTGGAAAGAGAATGTAAAGGTCAATTTTGGAGAAGAAGATACCAGGATCGGGGATTATGCCTTCCGGTCTTTGGAAGCGGCTACCGAGGCGTTAAAGAGTGACGAGATCGATGTGCTGGTCACAGCCCCGATCAATAAACACACGATACAGTCAGATAAATTTAATTTTCCCGGGCATACCGATTACCTGGCGCGGGAACTGAATGGCAAGAGCCTTATGTTTATGATCACCGACAATCTGAAAGTTGGATTGCTGACAGATCATGTGGCTTTAAAAGACATCGCCAATACCATTACCCCGGAACTGATCGAAGATAAGATCGCGATCATTCAGCAGACTTTAAAGCAGGATTTCAGGGTAGAAAAACCGAAAATTGCCGTTTTGGGAATCAATCCTCACAGTGGGGATAATGGTGTGATTGGTAAGGAAGATGAAGAAATTCTGAAGCCCACCATCCAGAAAATCAGGGATAAGGGGCATCTGGTTTTTGGGCCTTATTCGGCTGATAGCTTCTTCGGAAGCAAGAATTACCAAAATTTTGATGCCGTCGTGGCCAGCTACCACGACCAGGGACTTATTCCGTTTAAAACCCTATCCTTCGGGAGAGGAGTGAATTTTACCGCAGGATTGAGTAAAGTAAGGACTTCACCAGATCATGGAACGGCCTTTGAAATTGCCGGCAAGAACGAAGCGAATATTAATTCTTTTAAAGAAGCGGTTTTCAAGGCCTTGGAAATTTTCAAAGCCCGGGAAGAATACAAGGAATTAACCAGTAACCCCTTGAAAAAACAAGGAAGAAAGATATAAACAAATTTTGTTTATAATTCATTTGTAATTGATTAATTTTTATATCTTTGCACCCGCCTTTCCGGGATCGGAAGGTGCTCAAAACTGATGACGATGAGGAATTTAGATGAGTTCACAATTCCTTTTAAGGGATTAAAACTTGGGAAACACCAGTTTGAGTATGAGTTAGATAACGAGTTCTTTGAACATTTTGAGTACGAGGAGTTCAACAGTGCCGATGTGAAGATCGACCTGCTGTTCGAAAAGAAAACCACTATGATGGAGCTTACTTTTCTGGCAACAGGAACTGTGAATGTGAATTGTGACCTTACCAACGAACCATACGATCAGCCCATAGATGGCAAATTGTTTCTGGTGATCAAGTTTGGCGAGGAATTCAATAATGAAGATGAAGATTTACTGATTTTGCCTCACGGTGAATATGAGGTGAATATTCAGCAATACGTTTACGAACTGGTCGTGTTGTCTGTTCCGCAGAAGAAAATTCATCCGGGAGTAGAAGACGGCACCTTGAAATCTGAAGTACTTGATAAGCTGGAAGAGCTTAGTTTGAAAAATCAGAAAAAGAAAAATGAGGATGAAACAGATCCTCGCTGGGATAAACTAAAAAATTTATTAAACGAATAATAACAGGAAGCCATGGCACATCCAAAGAGAAAAATTTCTAAAACCAGAAGAGATAAGAGAAGAACGCATTACAAAGCTTCGGCTCCTAAGGTAGCTGTAGATGCTGTAACAGGTGAACCACACCTTTACCACAGAGCTCACTGGCATGAAGGTAAATTATACTACCGTGGCCAGGTATTGATTGACAATACGGAAGAAATTGAAGCTTAATAACTTAAGCGCATAGAAACTAGAGAAACTCTCACATCGTGGGAGTTTTTTGTTTTAAGTTGATTAAGTCCTAAAAAGACCTTAATTTGCAAGCCGGTTAGAATTAATTTTAGTAATTTACTATGAATGTTGAATATGTTTGTGGGCCGGTTACGGGTGAATTAAATCCTATTTTATGAGTAAAATCACAGCAGCAATTACAGCTGTAGGCGGGTATGTGCCCGAAGATGTGTTGACCAACGAAATGTTGGAAGAAATGGTGGAAACGACAGATGAATGGATCACCACCAGAACTGGAATTAAAGAGAGAAGAATTCTCAAAGACCCCACAAAAGGAACCTCATTCCTGGCCATCGAAGCAGCAAAAAACCTGATTCAGAAGGCTGATATCAATCCTGAAGAAATAGATTTGATCGTGATGGCTACTGCCACACCAGATATGCCAGTAGCTGCTACCGGTGTTCATGTGGCCAGCCAGATCGGAGCTATCAATGCTTTTTCCTATGATTTGCAAGCTGCGTGTAGCAGCTTTCTTTATGGACTTTCTACAGGTGCTGCCTATATTGAATCCGGGCGATACAAGAAAGTGCTGGTCATTGGAGCAGATAAGATGTCTTCTATCATAGACTATACAGATCGTACGACCTGTATCATCTTTGGAGACGGTGCCGGTGCGGTTCTTCTGGAACCGAATACGGAAGGACTTGGACTTCAGGACGAGATTTTAAGGTCAGACAGTATTGGCCGGGAATCTTTAAAAATTTCCGCAGGAGGATCATTGATGCCTCCTTCCGAAGAAACCGTCGCCAAGAAGTTGCATTATGTGCACCAGGATGGTAAAACGGTTTTCAAATTCGCCGTATCTAACATGGCCGGAGTGAGTGAGCAGATCATGCTTCGCAATAACCTGACCAATACTGATGTGAACTGGCTGGTAGCACACCAGGCCAATAAACGCATTATCGATGCTACGGCGAATAGGATGAACCTGAACGATGAGGGGAAAGTACTGATGAATATCGAAAGATATGGAAACACTACTTCAGCAACTTTACCACTCTTGTTAAGCGATTACGAAAAACAATTTAAAAAGGGAGATAACCTGATTTTCGCCTCTTTCGGAGGTGGCTTCACTTGGGGAGCCGCGTACCTGAAATGGGCCTATAACTCATAAAAAACCAACACCAAATATTATGGATTTAAAAGAAATTCAGAATCTGATAAAATTCGTTGCCAAGTCTGGTGCTAGCGAAGTAAAGCTGGAAACCGGTGATGTAAAGATCACAATCAAGACAGGTGGAGACGAAAAAGAAACAACAATTGTTCAACAGGTTCCTGTTGGAGGTGGGCAGATGCCCCAACAGCAAATTCCTGTACAGCCACAGCAGCAGGCCCCGGCGCCGGCGCCACAGGCTCAGGAAAGCAGCGCTGAAAAGAGCGAATCTTCCGGAGAAGATACCTCTAAATACATCACTGTAAAATCCCCGATCATCGGTACTTTCTATAGAAAACCTTCTCCAGATAAGCCTGCATTCGTAGAGACTGGAGCAACGGTAAAAGAAGGTGACGTACTTTGTGTTATCGAAGCCATGAAACTTTTCAACGAAATTGAAAGTGAAGTTTCCGGAAAGATCGTAAAAGTATTGGTAGACGATTCTTCACCTGTGGAGTTCGACCAGCCATTGTTCTTAGTAGATCCTTCTTAATCTAACTACCCGTTTAAAAACCTGCCGGTTTCCCCGGCAGCATAAAAGCATTAGGTATGTTTAAAAAAATATTGATAGCCAACAGGGGAGAAATCGCTCTAAGAGTGATCAGAACCTGTAAAGAAATGGGGATTAAAACGGTTGCAGTATATTCAACTGCAGATGCCGAAAGTCTTCACGTAAGATTTGCTGACGAAGCGGTTTGTATTGGCCCAGCTCCCAGTAACCTCTCTTACCTGAAAATTTCGAATATCATCGCTGCCGCGGAAATTACCAACGCAGATGCGATCCACCCGGGTTACGGGTTCCTTTCAGAAAATGCCAAATTTTCAAAGATCTGTGCAGAGCATGAGATCAAATTCATTGGTGCATCACCAGATATGATCGCAAAAATGGGAGATAAGGCTACGGCCAAAGCGACCATGCGTGCCGCCGGAGTACCGTGTGTACCGGGCTCAGAAGGTGTTCTGAAAGATTATAAAGAATGTCTGAAAGTTGCTAAGGAAATAGGTTTCCCGGTAATGCTGAAAGCCACCGCCGGTGGTGGAGGTAAGGGAATGCGCGCCGTTTGGAAAGAAGAAGACCTGGAGCCAGCTTGGGAATCGGCTCGAAAAGAGGCAGATGCTTCCTTCGGGAACGATGGCATGTACATGGAAAAATTGATCGAGGAACCTCGTCACATCGAGATCCAGGTCGTTGGAGACAGCACCGGTAAGGCCTGTCACCTTTCAGAAAGAGACTGTTCGATCCAGCGTCGCCACCAGAAACTTACAGAAGAAACTCCGTCACCATTTATGACTGACAGTCTTCGTAAGAAAATGGGGGAAGCCGCAATAAAAGCTGCGGAATTCATTAAATATGAAGGAGCTGGAACCGTGGAATTCCTGGTAGACAAACACCGTAATTTCTATTTTATGGAAATGAATACGCGTATCCAGGTAGAGCATCCAATTACCGAGCAGGTGATCGACTATGACCTGATTCGCGAACAGATCCTTGTAGCCGCAGGTGTGCCGATCTCTGGTAAAAATTACATCCCGCAACTGCACTCTATTGAATGTCGTATCAATGCGGAAGATCCATACCACAACTTTAGGCCGTCTCCCGGCAGAATTACCAATTTACATGCACCGGGAGGTCATGGAGTAAGGATCGATACACATGTGTACAGCGGGTATATCATTCCGCCGAACTATGATTCGATGATTGCAAAATTGATCACGACCGCTCAAACCAGGGAGGAAGCCATTAATAAGATGAAACGAGCTCTGGACGAGTTTGTGATCGAAGGGATCCAGACCACTATTCCGTTCCATCGCCAGCTGATGGATCATCCAGATTATATCGAAGGGAATTATACTACGAAGTTCATGGAAGACTTCCAGATGAAGCCCAAAGAAGCTTAATACTATCAAACCCCGGAATCTTCCGGGGTTTTTTAATGCGCTAATTTTTGTAATTTCAGCAGGAAAATAGAATGTATGAACTTTTCCTTCTGGGAGCGCGATTCCTGGTTCTCGAAAATTGACTATACCATAATAGGAAGTGGAATTACCGGACTCAGCTGTGCTTTGCGCCTGAAAGAGCTTCGTCCGGAAGCCAATGTCCTGATCCTTGAAAAAGGGATTTTGCCGGAAGGTGCCAGCACCAAGAATGCCGGTTTTGCCTGTTTTGGGAGTATTTCGGAGATACTGGACGACTTGCGCACGCATTCCGAAGACGAAGTGGTGGAACTGGTAAAAAAGCGCGTAAATGGGCTGGAATTGCTTCGAAAAAATTTGGGTGATCGCGCGATCGGGTATCAAAGCTTTGGCGGTTACGAGCTTTTTTCGCCTTCAGATGAAGCCTTATATGCTGAATGCCTTCAGAAGATCCCCGAAATAAACGAGTTGTTAAGACCCATTTTTCACGATGCAGTTTTCAGCGAAAAGGCAAATCAATTTGGTTTTAGGCAAATTCAGCCAAAATTGATCTACAGTCAGTTTGAAGGCCAGATCGATACCGGGAAAATGATGACCGCTTTACTGAAGAAAGTCCAGGTAGCCGGGGTGAGGATCCTCAATAATTGTAAGGTTTTAAAGATGAAGCCAGAGAATGGGCGGGTAACTATCGAAACCGATAAATTTCGCTTACAAACCGATCACCTGCTCATCGCAACCAACGGATTTGCCAGCAGACTGGGAATTGAGGAGGTGAAACCAGCCAGGGCCCAGGTCCTGATCACCAAACCACTTTCCAAATTGCCGTTCGAAGGGACTTTCCATCTGGACCGGGGTTATTATTATTTCAGAAATGTGGGAAACAGAATTCTTTTTGGTGGCGGAAGAAATTTAGATTTTAAAACAGAAGAAACTGATACATTTGGTGAAACATCGGTAGTTCAGGAAAAACTGAAAGAGCTGCTGAAAACCACCATTTTACCTGGGCATTCATATGAAATCGATTACTCCTGGAGCGGGATCATGGGCGTTGGCAACCAGAAAAAACCGGTCCTGAAAAAACTGGATGAAAATGTGTATTGCGGAGTTCGACTGGGCGGAATGGGAATTGCCATTGGAAGCCAGGTGGGAACAGACCTTGCCAATTTAGCTTTAGAATATGATTAAACGAATACTCAAATTTTTACTCAAAGCGATCGCCTATCTTTTTGTTTTCAGCATTCTTATCACCCTGCTGTTCAAATGGGTGCCGGTGCCTTTTACACCGCTTATGGCGATCAGGTATTTTGAAAAT contains the following coding sequences:
- the accB gene encoding acetyl-CoA carboxylase biotin carboxyl carrier protein — translated: MDLKEIQNLIKFVAKSGASEVKLETGDVKITIKTGGDEKETTIVQQVPVGGGQMPQQQIPVQPQQQAPAPAPQAQESSAEKSESSGEDTSKYITVKSPIIGTFYRKPSPDKPAFVETGATVKEGDVLCVIEAMKLFNEIESEVSGKIVKVLVDDSSPVEFDQPLFLVDPS
- the accC gene encoding acetyl-CoA carboxylase biotin carboxylase subunit; the encoded protein is MFKKILIANRGEIALRVIRTCKEMGIKTVAVYSTADAESLHVRFADEAVCIGPAPSNLSYLKISNIIAAAEITNADAIHPGYGFLSENAKFSKICAEHEIKFIGASPDMIAKMGDKATAKATMRAAGVPCVPGSEGVLKDYKECLKVAKEIGFPVMLKATAGGGGKGMRAVWKEEDLEPAWESARKEADASFGNDGMYMEKLIEEPRHIEIQVVGDSTGKACHLSERDCSIQRRHQKLTEETPSPFMTDSLRKKMGEAAIKAAEFIKYEGAGTVEFLVDKHRNFYFMEMNTRIQVEHPITEQVIDYDLIREQILVAAGVPISGKNYIPQLHSIECRINAEDPYHNFRPSPGRITNLHAPGGHGVRIDTHVYSGYIIPPNYDSMIAKLITTAQTREEAINKMKRALDEFVIEGIQTTIPFHRQLMDHPDYIEGNYTTKFMEDFQMKPKEA
- a CDS encoding NAD(P)/FAD-dependent oxidoreductase codes for the protein MNFSFWERDSWFSKIDYTIIGSGITGLSCALRLKELRPEANVLILEKGILPEGASTKNAGFACFGSISEILDDLRTHSEDEVVELVKKRVNGLELLRKNLGDRAIGYQSFGGYELFSPSDEALYAECLQKIPEINELLRPIFHDAVFSEKANQFGFRQIQPKLIYSQFEGQIDTGKMMTALLKKVQVAGVRILNNCKVLKMKPENGRVTIETDKFRLQTDHLLIATNGFASRLGIEEVKPARAQVLITKPLSKLPFEGTFHLDRGYYYFRNVGNRILFGGGRNLDFKTEETDTFGETSVVQEKLKELLKTTILPGHSYEIDYSWSGIMGVGNQKKPVLKKLDENVYCGVRLGGMGIAIGSQVGTDLANLALEYD